The Larus michahellis chromosome 12, bLarMic1.1, whole genome shotgun sequence genome contains a region encoding:
- the YWHAB gene encoding 14-3-3 protein beta/alpha — translation MDKSELVQKAKLAEQAERYDDMAAAMKAVTEQGHELSNEERNLLSVAYKNVVGARRSSWRVISSIEQKTERNEKKQQMGREYREKIEAELQDICNDVLELLDKYLIVNATQPESKVFYLKMKGDYYRYLSEVASGDNKQTTVANSQQAYQEAFEISKKEMQPTHPIRLGLALNFSVFYYEILNSPEKACNLAKTAFDEAIAELDTLNEESYKDSTLIMQLLRDNLTLWTSENQGDEGDAGEGEN, via the exons ATGGATAAAAGTGAGTTGGTACAGAAAGCCAAACTGGCTGAACAGGCTGAGCGTTACGATGACATGGCTGCTGCTATGAAGGCTGTCACCGAGCAGGGGCATGAACTGTCCAATGAAGAAAGGAATCTACTCTCAGTTGCCTACAAGAATGTGGTCGGTGCCCGTCGCTCGTCCTGGCGTGTAATTTCCAGCattgaacagaaaacagagaggaatgagaagaaacagcagatgGGAAGAGAATATCGTGAGAAAATTGAGGCTGAATTGCAGGATATCTGCAATGATGTTCTG GAACTCCTGGATAAATACCTTATTGTCAATGCCACGCAGCCAGAAAGCAAGGTCttctatttgaaaatgaaaggcgATTACTACAGATACCTCTCAGAGGTGGCATCTGGGGACAATAAGCAAA CAACGGTAGCAAACTCTCAGCAAGCTTACCAGGAGGCATTTGAAATTAGCAAGAAAGAGATGCAGCCAACACATCCCATTCGACTCGGTTTGGCTCTAAATTTCTCTGTCTTCTACTATGAGATACTAAATTCTCCTGAAAAAGCCTGTAATCTGGCAAAGACG GCATTTGATGAAGCGATAGCAGAGCTGGACACGCTGAATGAAGAGTCGTACAAAGACAGCACTCTGATCATGCAGCTGCTTAGGGACAACCTCACT CTATGGACGTCGGAAAACCAGGGAGATGaaggggatgctggggagggagagaactAA
- the PABPC1L gene encoding polyadenylate-binding protein 1-like isoform X2, which produces MNASGPGYPLASLYVGDLHPDVTEAMLYEKFSPAGPIMSIRVCRDVATRRSLGYAYINFQQPADAERALDTMNFEVIKGRPIRIMWSQRDPGLRKSGVGNVFIKNLDDSIDNKALYDTFSAFGNILSCKVVCDENGSRGYGFVHFETHEAATRAIETMNGMLLNDRKVFVGHFKSRKEREAEFGARAMEFTNVYIKNFGDDMDDDRLREIFSKFGKTLSVKVMMDNTGRSKGFGFVNFEKHEEAQKAVADMNGKEINGRMVYVGRAQKRLERQSELKRKFEQIKQERVSRYQGVNLYVKNLDDGIDDERLRKEFSPYGTITSAKKRLPRP; this is translated from the exons ATGAACGCTAGCGGTCCTGGCTACCCATTAGCCTCCCTCTATGTGGGAGACCTCCACCCGGACGTGACCGAAGCCATGCTCTACGAGAAGTTCTCGCCTGCTGGGCCCATCATGTCCATCCGAGTCTGTCGGGACGTTGCCACACGCCGATCGCTGGGCTATGCCTACATAAACTTCCAGCAGCCCGCGGATG CTGAGCGAGCCCTGGACACCATGAACTTTGAAGTGATCAAAGGCCGTCCCATCCGCATCATGTGGTCCCAACGGGACCCCGGGCTCAGGAAATCAGGAGTTGGAAACGTCTTCATCAAGAACCTGGATGACTCTATTGATAACAAAGCCCTGTACGACACGTTCTCCGCCTTTGGAAACATCCTGTCGTGCAAG GTGGTTTGTGATGAAAACGGATCCCGTGGCTATGGCTTTGTTCACTTTGAGACTCACGAGGCAGCGACTCGGGCCATCGAGACCATGAATGGGATGTTGCTCAACGACCGGAAGGT GTTTGTTGGCCACTTCAAATCCCGCAAAGAGCGTGAGGCCGAGTTTGGGGCTCGGGCGATGGAGTTCACCAATGTCTACATCAAAAACTTTGGGGATGACATGGATGACGACAGACTGCGGGAAATATTCTCCAAGTTTG GAAAGACACTAAGTGTCAAAGTCATGATGGACAATACTGGCCGCTCGAAGGGCTTCGGGTTTGTCAACTTTGAGAAGCACGAAGAAGCCCAGAAG GCCGTGGCTGACATGAATGGGAAGGAGATCAATGGGCGGATGGTGTACGTGGGCCGAGCCCAGAAGCGACTAGAACGTCAGAGCGAGCTGAAGCGGAAATTTGAGCAGATCAAGCAGGAGCGAGTGAGCAGGTACCAG GGGGTTAACCTGTATGTGAAGAACCTGGATGACGGGATAGATGACGAGAGGCTGAGGAAGGAGTTCTCTCCCTACGGCACCATCACCAGTGCCAAG aagaggCTACCAAGGCCGTGA